In Chrysemys picta bellii isolate R12L10 chromosome 4, ASM1138683v2, whole genome shotgun sequence, the sequence CCCCTGCGGGCAACCCACACGGTATAGAACCAGGTGTGGGGGCACTCTGATGACATTGTTGTTGGCCAAGTCAGCATGACAGCCCTGGATGGAGCTGGAAGGCAAAGATGGAAAGGCTTCACATCGTAGCAGGAATAACTCTTTGGGTGGTAGAGACATGGCTGGTACCTAAAACCCCTGACCCCCTTGTATCTCGAAGAGTTGAGCTAAGAGCTGGAACCGCAATTGCTGGGCAGGTGATAGAGCCCCAGAGCTGCTCATGGCCAGAGACCCTGATTTTCCTGAACTCCCAGAAACTCAAACTCTGAGGAGGAAGTTGGGgagtgtcagggttccctcccgactctgaactctggggtacagatgtggggacccacatgaaagaccccctaagtttATATTCTACCaccttaggttaaaaacttcccgaaggcacaaattccttgtccgtggacagtattgctgccaccaccaagtgatttaaacaaacattcagggaggggccacttggagccctaacTCCCCTCAAATTTCCCCCCAAgcgtcttccccccccccgtttcctggggaggcttgagaatcatataccaaccaataggttaacaaggtgagcacagaccagacccttgggtttttaggacactaaaaaccaatcaggttcttaaaagaagaactttattataaagaaaaacgtaaaagaagcacctctgtaaaatcaggatgaacggtaattttacagggtaatgaaaagatttaaaacacagaggattcccctctagactcaacttcaaagttacaaaacaagaataaacctccctcttgcaTATGGAAAATTCATAAGCTAAAACAaaaaatgcatttccttgctattacttacaattcctgtaattttagatgtatcatttcagtaggagctggattacgtgcttggtctctctctttgtcccaaGAGAGAACACACAAAACAAGCCCAAACAAACCTtcccccacccagatttgaaagtatcttcttttcccattggtccttctggtcaggtgccaactaggttaatggaactgattaaccccttacaggtaattgattctgtacctctggccttGAGGGATTTAATGTTACTGCATACatgaaggttgttacccttccctttatatttatgacaaggAGCCatgagctgagggtgggggacagaacAAACTGCGTTCAGGGTCCCCTTTGTTTGGGACTGTGACTGATACACCCTGAGGTACACAGCGGCGGAAGACGTTAAACTGTAAATATACGTCCCCAGTTCAACTCAGACTTTCTGTTTTCTTTCCGCCACCAACAAAGTTCATTCCTTCAAACCTCTGCGCTGGCGAGTGGGTACAGACTTGCCAGGCAAAGGCGCCCAGCGTGGTTACAGGTTCCCAGAcgactggggggagagagaggagcggCTCGAGCTGGCCCTGGTAGCTGCCGATGCTGCTGACAGAAGGGTGGCACATAGACAGCAAAAGTGTAACATGCTTCCTAGAGTCCAAATGGAACAAGCTAAAGTAGGTTACCCCATCTAAACCAAGCTCCTTGCATCTCTGGCTAACATGGCTGGGCTCCCTCTTGCCAAATCACTGCCCCTTTGCTTCATGGGTGAAGGATACAAGAGCATTCGTTTACCTTCTCTTTCTATCCCCCAAAGGTTTGCCTTTATTCAGACTTGAAAATGTGTTCTCCATATGTACATATATGCGTAGCTCCTCACCTCACGACAGGGCCGACATTTCACACAGATGAGCTCCTGGGTTGCATTCGATGCATTACAAGACACTCTTTATGGCTAAATACTATGGCAGCGGTGTGTTAGGTGCAgcgagtttgtcaggcctgttagGAGTTGCTGACACAGGGCACTGAACCCTCTGCCAGCTGGGACCGATAGGCCTGTGTGTCACACAgtgattggaggtttttaagagcggGTTGGACCAATGTCCCGTCTTAGAATGTGTGGGCGACGACTCCCCCGCTCTGGAGTGGTTTGTGGCTGACATGGCTGGGCCACGCTACTGCCCTGTCACCCCATTCATCATCCCTAGATTGGGGGAGGGGCGCTGTTCAGATCAGGGGGGCCGTATCAGACAGATCCTCAGTgccgtccccctcctccccttggcTGGCAGTGGCCTCGGCCCGGTTCATATCCTGCCGGGCGATGTTCCCACCAActccccctcccacgcccccacCTACGCACATCCCGGTCACGGCACCTGTCCCAACACCAATGGCCACCGCCTCAGCCACGCCGACCGCAGTGGCAATTcccgcagcagcagctccacccaCTGGTGCCAGGACCACCGTCCCCACAGCAGCGCCTGCCGCAATGGCAAATGTCGTGAAGCGCTTCCTGTAGATCTCCAGGAAGGTCTCGGCCTTCTGCTTCAGCTCCGCCTCCAGCTCCATCAGCCGGGCCTCTTTCTTCTGCGTCAGCTCCACCTCCAGCTCCATCCCCAGGGCCTCTTTCTTTGGCAGCATGTCCATCCGGCACCGCTCCAGCAACTGCCCACGCTGCTCTGCGAGCAGCTTTGCCATCTTGCTCGGCCGCACCTTCAGGCATTTAATTGGGTTCTTGGACTCGGTGTCCTGCAGTAGCAGCGAGAGGAGACAGCCAAGAGTATTAGATGTGGCAAGTGCTGCATAGACCCTGACCACGATCCGGGCCCTCGTTGTACAAACACCCCCCAACTGAGTTCGGGGCTCCCATCGTGCCATGCAATGTACGGATCCCACAACTCAAATTGGACCCCCCATCGTGCCAGCTGCTACACAGACCAATCCCCCAAGTGACACTGGGGCCCCAGTTGTGCCCGGTGCTGCACACCCCTCACCCCATGACTGAGATTGGGCCCCCATGATGCCGGGTGAGGCACAGTTCTCTGGACTGAGATCGGGGCAGCCATCATGccaagtgctgcccagagcccccaaaACTGAGTTGGGACCCCCCCAGTGTTGGGACTGGAGTCTCTCTTCTCTTCGGCCACCCTGGGAGCTGGAAATGTGAACTCCCATCTCATCCCCAAAGCCCATAGCCCGGGGGGCTGCCCGGGATGGTTCCCTGAGGTTCCCCTGGTGGGAGGCACAGCCCTCCCTGCCCAGATTCACCTTCGCCTTCAGAAAGGCAGTGTGGTCTGTGCGGGCTCTGTCCATGGCTCTCTGGTTGGCGTGACACTGGTAGCGCCTTCTGTAGGTCTCCAGGAAGGTCTTGGCCTCCCGAGTCAGCTCTTCCTCCAGCGCCGTCAGCAGGGTCTCCGCcggctccttcatctcctcccggCACCGCCCCAGCAGTGACCTGCGCTGCTCCACCAACTGCTTCACCATTGCGCCTGGATCCACCTTCAGACAGTCATCCATGCGCTGGGACAGGCCGTCCTGCGttgtgtgggggaggaaggagagagtaGGGGGTCCAATATGTTAGAAGGGGCGAGTGTGTGACCCCATCTCACCAATGGATCCTCTGGCTACAGCACAgcaacttccccccaccctcctgactgagatcagggccactGCTGTGCCGGGGTTGGAGTCTCCCATCTCCACAGTCCCCTAAAAGCTGATATGAGGTCTCCTCTCCTTCCACAAAGCCCGTAGCCCATGGGGTTGGCTGTGATGTTTCCCTGGGGTTCCCCTGGCTGGGGGCACAGCGACACCCCCAAACTCACCTTCTCCTTCAGAAAGAGAGCGTGGTCTGCGTGGGCTCTGTCCATGACTCTCTGGTTGTGGAAGGTGATGGCCATCTGTGCAGGGAGGACAAGGCTGGGGTGAGCACAGCTTCCACCACATCAACCTCACCTAACAGAGTGATGCCATTGGCCAGTGTGGCAGCCACTTGGGGCTTCTGGTACCACCACTTTTCAATTtgatccccacagcagcccagcctcagctcccttccccgccccgaCCTGCACTTTGCACTTGTGGCGCTTTCCTGTAGACGAGGACTTTGGAAACCCCTGTCCCAGCCGGGCTCAGCCCGAGGCTAGTGCCCAAAAGCATGTCAGTGACATCGGCTCTCATAGGTCTGgtggtatttgttttttttttattgatctCCAGGAGGCAGGTGAATCTCAGCTcttgtttgggggtggaggctgggaGGAGCAACGACTCTGGAACAGTCTCTGCTGTGGAGCTATTGTGGAGTAGTTATTCTGTTATAGGTAGGCCGCTCGATTCCCCCCATGCAGAGAAGCTCCCTGTATCCAGTTCTCCTCAGGTGATCTGATGCTGACGCCGAAGAAAACTTGACAGACTATGTTTAAGGGTCTGTCTACGCTGAGTCCAGCCCTGCTGTGTGGGAAGGTGACACAACTGTGACTTCAAGGGCTCGGTCCGGGCTGTGCTGCGATGCTGCCCGGCTGGCAGATCAGACCAAAGGAGCCAGGGCAGAAGATCTGCTCAGCCGGCCcaattcccagctccccagaggcCCCGTGACGCCAGGTGGAAAAGTCTGTGCTGCTGGCCAGAGCACAGGGGGTCAGCTGGGGGGCATGACCGGAGAACGCTGTGCTGTGGCTATGCCCCATTCCCTAGAGGGGCCAGCGAACAGAGCCCCCGAATCCACCttatcctgcccccttcccctgccactgCATgtcctcccatgatgcaccaggcCATGATACATGCACCAAGAGAGGAGATGCTGGTGCATCCTGGGAAATCTGGTTCATGGgatgcctgattctcctctgtacCCCCAGGACTCAGTTCAGACTACACCTCCCATGGTGCCCTGCAGCTCTGATGCACCACACCCTCACCCAGAAAGGATACCTGGCGCTtgatgggagatgtagtttggtTGCCCTaatctcccattctcctctgtagGCTGGTCTCATGGGAGGTGCAGTGCAAGCAGTGAGACcaacccatagaggagaatggggaggaTGAGGAGCCCGAGCTACAATCCCCATGATGCAGCAGCAGGGACTCTCCTCTTGGGGAGAGGAGTGGTGGTGTCTGGTacctgcagtgcatcatgggatgtgTAGTCCAACCAGATGCCCAACCCGTAGAGGAGAATAGAGATGAGGTGGACGAAgatttcttccagcaactaacggAAGTTACTagaacacaggccctggttctcatgggagacatcaatcaccctgatatctgctgggagagcaatacagcacagacaatccaggaagtgtttggaaagtgtaggggacaatttcctggtgcaagtcctggaggaaccaactggggtagagctcttcttgacctgctgctcacaaaccatgAAGAATTAGttggggaagcaaaagtggatgggaacctgggcggcagtgaccatgagatggtcgagttcaggatcctgacacaagaaagaaaggagagcagcagaatacggaccctggacttcagaaaagcagactttgactccctcagggaactgatgggcaggatcccctgggagaataacatgagggaaAAAGGAGTCCAGAAgaactggaaaaagaagaacaggagtacttgtggcaccttagagactaacaaatttattagagcataagctttcgtggactacagcccacttcttcggatgcatccgaagaagtgggctgtagtccacgaaagcttatgctctaataaatttgttagtctctaaggtgccacaagtactcctgttcttctttttgcggatacagactaacacggctgttactctgaaacttgtcagaagaactggctgtattttaaagaatccttattgaggttgcaggaacaaatcatcccgatgtgtagaaagaatagtaaatatggcaggcgaccagcttggctaaacagtgaaatccttgctgatcttaaacgcaaaaaagaagcttacaagaagtggaagattggacaaatgagcAGGGAGGtgcataaaaatattgctcaggcgtgcaggagtgaaatcaggaaggtcaaatcacacttggagttgcagctagcaagagatgttaagagtaacaagaagggtttcttcaggtatgttagcaacaagaagaaagtcaaggaaagtgtgggccccttactgaatgagggaggcaacctagtgaccgaggatgtggaaaaagctaatgtactcaatgctttttttgcctctgtcttcacgaacaaggtcagctcccagaccgctacactgggcagcacagcatggggaggaggtgaccagctctctgtggagaaagaagtggttcgggactattttgaaaaactggacgtgcacaagtccatggggccggatgcgctgcatccgagggtgctaaaggagttggtggctgtgattgcagagccattggccattatctttgaaaactcatggcgaccgggagaggtcccggatgactggaaaaaggctaatgtagtgcccatctttaaaaaagggaagaaggaggatccggggaactacaggccagtcagcctcacctcagtccctggaaaaatcatggagcaggtcctcaaggaatcaattctgaagcacttagaggagaggaaggtgatcaggaacagtcagcatggattcacaaaggggaagtcatgcctgactaacctaattgccttcaatgaggagataactggctctgtggatgaggggaaagcagtggatgtgttattccttgacttcagcaaagcttttgatatgctctcccactgtattcttgccagcaagttaaagaagtatgggctggatgaatggactgtaaggtggatagaaagctggctagatcgtcgggctcaacgagtagtgatcaatggctccatttcTAATTGGCAgtcagtatcaagtggagtgccccaagggtcggtccgggggtcggttttgttcaatatcttcattaatgatctgaagatGGTGttgactgcactctcagcaagtttgcagagtgggaggagtggtagatacgctggagggtagggataggatacagagggacctagacaaattagaggattgggccaaaagaaatctgatgaggttcaacaaacacaagtgcagagtcctgcacttaggacggaagaatcccatgcactgctacagactagggaccgagtggctaggcagtatttctgcagaaaaggatctaggggttacagtggacgggaagctggatatgagtcgacagtgtgctcttgttgccaagaaggctaacggcattttgggctgtataagtaggggcattgccagcagatcgagggacgtgatcgttcccctctattcgacattggtgaggcctcatctgcagtactgtgtccagttttgggccccacactacaagaaggatgtggaaaaattggaaagagtccagtggagggcaacaaaaatgattaggggtctggagcacatgacttatgaggagaggctgagtgaactgggattgtttagtctgcagaagagaagagtgaggggggatttgatagcagccttcaactacctgagggggggttccaaagaggatggagctcggctgttctcagtggtggcagataacagaacaaggagcaattgtctcaagttgcagtggggaaggtttaggttggatattaggaaacactatttcacgaggagggtggtgaaacactggaatgggttccctagagaggtggtggaatctccttccttggaggtttttaaggcccggcttgacaaagccctggctgggatgatttagttggggattggtcctgctttgagcagggggttggactagatgacctcttgaggtctcttccaatcctgatcTTCTATGAGCTTGAGGCACAAGCACTACAATTCCCAGGAGCTGTCGCATGTAGCGGGggggttaccccgctcctgcctgaagaGGATAAAGCcgcctgggagagggctgcagcgggggagAGCTGGGCTGATTaaggaagcagccacagctgtggcatctcgatcagggcccagctggcccttataagggGGCAGTGGGTCAGGAGCTAACAGAGACTCTCTCTAGCCTTTCGACAGAGAAGGATCTGGCttcctgggaagctgaggagggtacctagggaagagcagtgctggggaagggcaaagggagctggggagctccagcctggtaaacccccagctgcaggccttgctaaggGCCTACAAAAAGGTActgggggctgcagaggtgcagcctcGGtcttaggcaaaggcagcaggtccaaaccccctttgGCTTTCACActgccccagggaaggggggctcgttgatgactggcagtggccagagactgaggcaaggtgggggtagagggttggggtttccctggggaggggagacccagagactgcagGGTACTGCAGAGGGCAGACCCCCTGagcaaagggcactggggtctgggagagacACGGGCCAGCGGcaagcgggacaccggcctgcagagggcgctccggagctggaaatAGAGCTAATTCCTAtgaaccagcaggaggcgccgcaggggtgagtcccgccccGTTACACCACACAAGGGATATTTGGGGGTTTTGCAGGAAACTCCAAgttttctgcaggaaaaacacCCCCATTTTcagacctgctcttaaaaactccTCTCATTGAAACACCAACAGGAGTTGCCTGGGGATAAACAGGATTTGGGGCTATGGGTCTCAAGGATTGGAGACGTGTCCGTAGGCGGGATGAACACTCTAGCACCAGCTGCCCTCCAGGCTAGTGAAATTCTTCTAACCCTGAGTCCAAGAAAATAAGATTTCAGCCAGACTCTTTCCCAGTCCCCTCCAGCAGCATGGACCCAGTTCCCAacattgccccagccctggtaTGGACAGGAGAGGGGAGACACCCCATGATCAGGTCAGAGACAGAGACAGTACCTGACAGGGAGAGGAGAAGCCGGAGCGATGTTTCTTCATCACATTAGATAAATTCTGCAAAGGAACCAAAAGAAATCATCACATCACAGACTCCACAGGGCTTAGAAAGGCTGTGAACATGGGGACAGCTCGCttggcgctgagatgcagccacctctggggtggggcagctggggatttgggggtaTTGGGGTCATCACTGACTGCAAGGAGAGAGCAtcccctttctgctccctccagcacagcTGGCCGGTCCCCACCTTTATCTTGGTAGCGAGCTGTGTCCCGGTGAGCAGCTTCCCATGCCGGTCCGTCCGGATGTGTTGACCGGCCGAGCTCCCCAGGGTGGTGATGTAGTCCCTCAGGCTCTCCCGGAAATTCTCACCCATGTCTGCAAAGGGGTGAGAGATGGACAATGGTAGGGGATTATAGGGCCTATCTGATTCCCCTTCTCTCTACCTTCCACGTGTAGGCATGATCAGTGACCCAGTCACATTGCTCTGCacatggcagggggctcagagccgCTGTCCTGGGACCGTTACCTCTCAGCCTTCCCTCGCTTCCACTCACGATCCGCTCGCCAGGGGCGGGCATCAAGTAACAgcggctgctgcttctgctcagcGCTTCCAGGGTCTTGGGGTGTTTGCAAGGGGACGTCGCCACCAGCTTCTGCCGGAGCCAGGGGGAATCGTTACATTGACACACAAACACCTGTTAACATCAGCCCGACCTGCCGGGCAGTCagagaggggctggaggggcccagcctcGTTTGTGGTAGGCATTGGAAGGGATGCAGTGAAGGAGGTAGGGGATGGCAGGAAGAGACAGGAGTGAGTCCaggtctcaacctcccccaccctgttccCAGTCTATCCAGATGTCTTGTCCcagcctgctcctctccctccccctggtcTGGCTTTTCTCCCCTCCACACTGCAATCAAGCAGCTTCCTTCTCCACCCCACCTGGGTTCATTGAGAGCGTGGGAGAGACAGGACATCCCCTCTCAGGTCTGGTGCCCGGCCTGGAGCAGCAAGTGCGGGGGAAGTCCAGCTTTGCTACTGCAACCCCCGGCTGGAGCACACTGGGTCGCTCTGTGGGGACGGAGCACGCTCAGTCTGGGCACCATGTGGAGCtgtgaggggctggagcatggtcagtgtggacagattctGGTGTCTCTCTGACACActggccaccccaccccccgccaaatGTACAGTCCTTACTCCAAAgtagggagggctggggggcgggggggctagAGTTGTTAAAAAAAAGGAACATCAGAATTTTCTTTCAATATTGCTAAACAATGTGTATTTCtttagcctcattctcagaaacagctggagGAAGCACAAATCCAGCAGGAGGCAGAgaacaagcatggaaaatttcagcccaaacatttaaagtttggcaaagttataagcaactttAAAGGGGTCTTATAATGGGGTTTGTCAGGAAACCTTCATAAAGGGTGGGGCTACCagccccctggaggggaaaggccccgtgtcccattccccatcccctgagccagccagtccccaacACTGGGTCTGGATCGCAGCTggtgccccccagaggggacagaccctaggtcccattccccacccccaccccccaagccccACACTCACCTGTCTGACTCGTCTCAGATGCTGCTCCCCACCCTGGGCTCCGAGGACCCCGGGGATATTCGAATCTCGCACCAGCAGGTCTAGATGCTGCAGGGAGAcaggtggggagtgggggtcactgagggtgggggaggctgggacgGGGAGAAGGACAGTGTCGGCTGGGGTAACCTCAACCCCTCGGGAGTGGGGCAGTTGGTGCATAGGGCAGGAGCATGCTGTGGAGTCGGGGAGGGGTGCAATGTGGGGATACATGGGGCAGGGCGGGTGACTGGAGGGGAAGCCGTCTCACCTGAATGGGCTCCAGTCCGTAGGCCCCCCCCACCACTTCGGCCACCTGCACAAACATCTGTGGAGAGAGAAGAGGGACGGGGTGAGTCTGGGACCTGGGAGCTGTTTAGTCTGGGGGCAGGTAATCCTGCCTGTGGACAGAAAGGG encodes:
- the LOC101939519 gene encoding RING finger protein 112-like isoform X2; its protein translation is MEQLREDVTCSICLDVLNNPVSIECGHNFCRGCLSIHWSEVTAQGRRCPECRAPCSRGRMIPDTRVESLVEKFTKLLREEPEPDARDGSWMGQEDEPLEGFEWRADEDRVTKGVWAWSQPFWVPSKGGKVAVLLVDTEGSMDIERNKETSIKLSAMSMLLSSYQILNIGRRVKDPDFEYLEMFVQVAEVVGGAYGLEPIQHLDLLVRDSNIPGVLGAQGGEQHLRRVRQKLVATSPCKHPKTLEALSRSSSRCYLMPAPGERIVSGSEGRLRDMGENFRESLRDYITTLGSSAGQHIRTDRHGKLLTGTQLATKIKNLSNVMKKHRSGFSSPCQMAITFHNQRVMDRAHADHALFLKEKDGLSQRMDDCLKVDPGAMVKQLVEQRRSLLGRCREEMKEPAETLLTALEEELTREAKTFLETYRRRYQCHANQRAMDRARTDHTAFLKAKDTESKNPIKCLKVRPSKMAKLLAEQRGQLLERCRMDMLPKKEALGMELEVELTQKKEARLMELEAELKQKAETFLEIYRKRFTTFAIAAGAAVGTVVLAPVGGAAAAGIATAVGVAEAVAIGVGTGAVTGMCVGGGVGGGVGGNIARQDMNRAEATASQGEEGDGTEDLSDTAPLI
- the LOC101939519 gene encoding RING finger protein 112-like isoform X1; its protein translation is MEQLREDVTCSICLDVLNNPVSIECGHNFCRGCLSIHWSEVTAQGRRCPECRAPCSRGRMIPDTRVESLVEKFTKLLREEPEPQGPGAPPEMGRPVQLVRLDEEGGLILEEEALSRCLEQGGVGGAPVCLVSIIGEQHLGKSFLLNYLLRRLRSPDARDGSWMGQEDEPLEGFEWRADEDRVTKGVWAWSQPFWVPSKGGKVAVLLVDTEGSMDIERNKETSIKLSAMSMLLSSYQILNIGRRVKDPDFEYLEMFVQVAEVVGGAYGLEPIQHLDLLVRDSNIPGVLGAQGGEQHLRRVRQKLVATSPCKHPKTLEALSRSSSRCYLMPAPGERIVSGSEGRLRDMGENFRESLRDYITTLGSSAGQHIRTDRHGKLLTGTQLATKIKNLSNVMKKHRSGFSSPCQMAITFHNQRVMDRAHADHALFLKEKDGLSQRMDDCLKVDPGAMVKQLVEQRRSLLGRCREEMKEPAETLLTALEEELTREAKTFLETYRRRYQCHANQRAMDRARTDHTAFLKAKDTESKNPIKCLKVRPSKMAKLLAEQRGQLLERCRMDMLPKKEALGMELEVELTQKKEARLMELEAELKQKAETFLEIYRKRFTTFAIAAGAAVGTVVLAPVGGAAAAGIATAVGVAEAVAIGVGTGAVTGMCVGGGVGGGVGGNIARQDMNRAEATASQGEEGDGTEDLSDTAPLI
- the LOC101939519 gene encoding RING finger protein 112-like isoform X3, which encodes MGRPVQLVRLDEEGGLILEEEALSRCLEQGGVGGAPVCLVSIIGEQHLGKSFLLNYLLRRLRSPDARDGSWMGQEDEPLEGFEWRADEDRVTKGVWAWSQPFWVPSKGGKVAVLLVDTEGSMDIERNKETSIKLSAMSMLLSSYQILNIGRRVKDPDFEYLEMFVQVAEVVGGAYGLEPIQHLDLLVRDSNIPGVLGAQGGEQHLRRVRQKLVATSPCKHPKTLEALSRSSSRCYLMPAPGERIVSGSEGRLRDMGENFRESLRDYITTLGSSAGQHIRTDRHGKLLTGTQLATKIKNLSNVMKKHRSGFSSPCQMAITFHNQRVMDRAHADHALFLKEKDGLSQRMDDCLKVDPGAMVKQLVEQRRSLLGRCREEMKEPAETLLTALEEELTREAKTFLETYRRRYQCHANQRAMDRARTDHTAFLKAKDTESKNPIKCLKVRPSKMAKLLAEQRGQLLERCRMDMLPKKEALGMELEVELTQKKEARLMELEAELKQKAETFLEIYRKRFTTFAIAAGAAVGTVVLAPVGGAAAAGIATAVGVAEAVAIGVGTGAVTGMCVGGGVGGGVGGNIARQDMNRAEATASQGEEGDGTEDLSDTAPLI